The proteins below are encoded in one region of Sphingobacterium sp. R2:
- a CDS encoding glycoside hydrolase family 28 protein codes for MTPFKRYYSRTLQFALGLFLMLPQIGMSQEPARPVIQQVEFKKDTLNISNYGAKGNGQFLNTATINQTIRTCSERGGGVVLIPAGIWLTGPIEMQSNVNLHLKRDAVLLFTKDFDQYKLVESNWEGEPAWRNQNPISGKNLSNIAITGAGIIDGSGDAWRMVKKSKLTSSQWKNLVASGGTVDSDAAIWYPSESSLRGSKQKKAGVIRPGTTSEDFKDVKDFLRPNLLVFTNCKKVLIEGVTIQNSPAWNIHPLLCQDLTLRKVSVRNPWYGQNGDGVDVESCKNVLIEDCTFDVGDDGICIKSGRDKAGRERGKPTENVIIRNSVVYHAHGGFVIGSEMSGGARNIWVEDCSFIGTDIGLRFKTTRGRGGIVENIFINNINMVDIPGEAILFDMYYAAVDPVPLAGEKRPAIKSVSIPVTEETPQFKNFYIKNIVAKGASKGIFFRGLPEMHIQNIWIEHATLQANKGIEIIEASQINLKNIVLKTQQSNPLITIENSSGIHLDNIQALDAPEVYVQVSGDRSDNIRLTKSNTSSAKVVSQFIAGSTEKSLTIKN; via the coding sequence ATGACTCCGTTTAAAAGGTACTATTCCCGTACATTACAATTCGCACTCGGTTTGTTTCTTATGCTTCCACAGATTGGCATGTCGCAAGAACCGGCTCGTCCAGTTATACAGCAGGTCGAATTTAAAAAAGACACTTTAAATATTAGTAATTATGGAGCCAAAGGAAATGGTCAATTTCTGAATACGGCGACTATTAACCAAACCATACGCACGTGTAGTGAACGTGGTGGGGGCGTGGTATTGATCCCTGCAGGAATTTGGCTCACAGGCCCTATTGAGATGCAGAGTAATGTAAATCTACACCTTAAACGAGATGCCGTCTTGCTATTTACCAAGGATTTTGATCAGTACAAACTTGTTGAATCAAATTGGGAAGGAGAGCCAGCATGGCGAAATCAAAACCCAATATCGGGTAAAAATCTAAGCAATATTGCTATTACAGGTGCTGGTATTATTGATGGAAGCGGCGATGCTTGGCGGATGGTCAAAAAAAGCAAACTCACAAGCTCTCAATGGAAAAACCTTGTAGCATCTGGCGGGACAGTCGATAGCGATGCCGCAATATGGTACCCCTCGGAAAGTTCTCTTAGAGGTTCAAAACAAAAAAAGGCGGGCGTAATCCGTCCGGGTACGACCTCCGAAGACTTCAAAGATGTTAAAGATTTTTTACGTCCCAATCTTTTGGTATTTACAAATTGTAAAAAAGTATTAATAGAAGGGGTTACAATCCAAAACTCCCCAGCCTGGAATATACATCCCCTTTTATGTCAAGACCTTACCTTACGCAAAGTATCTGTCCGCAACCCTTGGTATGGCCAGAATGGGGATGGTGTAGATGTTGAATCTTGTAAGAACGTCCTCATTGAAGATTGCACTTTCGATGTTGGTGATGACGGCATTTGTATTAAGTCCGGCCGCGATAAAGCGGGGCGAGAACGGGGTAAACCAACAGAAAATGTCATTATCCGCAACAGTGTTGTTTATCACGCTCATGGGGGCTTTGTGATTGGCAGTGAGATGAGTGGCGGGGCGCGCAATATATGGGTTGAAGACTGTTCATTTATTGGTACTGACATTGGACTTCGTTTCAAAACAACACGTGGAAGAGGTGGAATCGTTGAAAATATATTTATCAATAACATCAATATGGTTGATATCCCCGGTGAAGCGATCTTATTCGATATGTATTATGCTGCTGTAGATCCGGTACCGCTTGCTGGAGAAAAGAGACCCGCGATAAAATCAGTCAGCATTCCAGTCACAGAAGAGACACCCCAATTCAAGAATTTCTATATCAAAAATATTGTAGCTAAGGGAGCTTCAAAAGGGATTTTCTTCCGAGGTCTTCCTGAAATGCACATTCAGAACATCTGGATTGAGCATGCAACACTGCAGGCAAATAAAGGAATTGAGATCATTGAAGCTTCGCAAATCAATCTTAAAAATATTGTATTAAAAACACAGCAAAGTAATCCACTCATTACTATTGAAAACAGCAGCGGCATACATTTGGACAATATCCAGGCACTGGATGCTCCTGAGGTGTATGTCCAAGTTTCTGGTGATAGAAGTGACAATATACGACTAACAAAATCCAATACATCCTCGGCTAAAGTTGTCAGTCAATTTATTGCAGGAAGTACAGAAAAGTCCTTAACAATTAAAAATTAG
- the pelA gene encoding pectate lyase codes for MKKIAIVSFIAAFLLCRPCVAQGLAAKDSLAEKMLVYQLTNGAWPKQLADKSVVDYKLPLTKELLQKIKKTDINHATLDNGATTREINGLINAFTKTNNDIYLKAAEKGISYLLSAQYENGGFPQYYPNKSLYRAEITYNDNAMINALTVLYHVANKRPGFDAVNPTFISKAQHAVARGIACILKTQVIQEGERTIWAAQYDEQTLIPAQARKFEPPSLSTSESVAIIRFLMLQPLTPEIKQAIEQAINWFQRNDIEGYRFDHVKNKLTGKSERKLIADSSSTIWARFYHLEDNRPLFGDRDNTVKYRFDEVSEERRNGYAWFGNWPEKLIQKDYPKWKKQHHIQ; via the coding sequence ATGAAAAAAATCGCTATTGTAAGTTTCATCGCGGCTTTCTTATTGTGTAGACCATGCGTTGCACAAGGCCTCGCTGCCAAAGATTCACTTGCAGAGAAGATGCTTGTATATCAGCTAACAAATGGTGCCTGGCCTAAGCAGTTGGCCGACAAAAGTGTCGTCGACTATAAGCTTCCACTTACAAAAGAGCTGCTGCAAAAGATCAAAAAGACGGATATTAATCATGCCACGCTTGACAATGGTGCGACAACCCGGGAAATAAATGGGTTAATAAATGCTTTTACGAAAACAAACAATGACATTTACCTGAAGGCTGCCGAAAAAGGCATTTCATATCTCCTATCAGCTCAATATGAAAACGGCGGGTTCCCACAGTATTATCCCAATAAATCGCTTTATAGAGCTGAGATTACCTATAACGATAATGCGATGATCAATGCATTGACGGTTCTATACCATGTGGCCAATAAGCGGCCTGGTTTTGACGCTGTTAATCCTACTTTTATATCCAAAGCTCAACATGCCGTAGCGAGGGGAATAGCTTGTATTCTAAAAACTCAGGTCATCCAAGAGGGAGAGCGGACTATATGGGCTGCTCAATACGATGAGCAAACATTAATACCTGCCCAAGCCCGAAAATTCGAGCCGCCTTCATTGAGTACCAGTGAATCGGTTGCTATCATCCGTTTTTTAATGCTGCAGCCTTTAACGCCCGAGATTAAACAGGCCATTGAACAGGCCATAAATTGGTTTCAACGAAATGATATCGAAGGTTACCGTTTTGATCACGTCAAAAATAAGTTGACAGGCAAGAGTGAACGTAAACTTATCGCTGATAGTTCGTCCACGATATGGGCCAGATTTTATCATCTAGAGGACAATCGCCCACTTTTTGGTGATCGAGACAATACGGTCAAATACCGTTTCGATGAAGTATCTGAAGAACGGAGAAATGGATATGCATGGTTTGGAAATTGGCCCGAAAAACTTATACAAAAAGATTATCCAAAGTGGAAAAAACAACATCACATTCAATAA
- a CDS encoding tagaturonate reductase, with amino-acid sequence MLLTQHTIQTINADLVHKPTAISFSYPEKILQFGTGVLLRGLPDYFVHKANQQNLFQGRVLVVKSTASAGADAFEQQNSLYTLCIKGIEEGLEVAHYEINNAISRVLSANQHWEEILKSAENPDLEIVFSNTTEVGITMSDDNVNAMPPASFPGKLLAVLYRRFVYFNGDTNKGLTIVPTELITENGSKLKSIITALAKLNELPDSFMDWLDTANDFCNTLVDRIVPGALPLTAYEKTCELLGYEDQLMIMAEPFRLWAIESLSERVNQRLSFALADSNVLLVPSIEKYKEIKLRLLNGTHTLSCALALLSGFNTVKEAMKNHAFHQFVSSLMRDEIGPAIVSETISVSDINDFSSKVIDRFANPHLEHKWESIALNYSSKMAMRNIPLLKKWYAKHHEAPELFALGFAAYLYLLKSEQKDDHYIRVVNGHTIELQDELAPKIYAAWANQDQIVHTLLSAIDLWGEDLTEFSRFEETVKEKLQLIAEKGALKAIELSLAFDNKKV; translated from the coding sequence ATGTTACTAACGCAACATACTATACAAACGATTAATGCTGACCTGGTGCACAAGCCCACAGCAATTTCTTTCTCCTATCCGGAAAAGATACTACAGTTTGGTACGGGTGTACTGCTCAGGGGTCTACCTGACTATTTTGTTCATAAAGCCAATCAGCAGAACTTGTTCCAAGGAAGAGTGTTGGTTGTGAAGTCGACCGCATCCGCTGGTGCCGATGCCTTCGAACAGCAGAATAGTTTATATACATTATGTATCAAAGGTATAGAAGAGGGGTTGGAAGTCGCTCATTATGAAATAAACAATGCTATTTCTCGTGTGCTATCTGCAAATCAGCATTGGGAAGAAATATTAAAAAGCGCAGAAAATCCAGATCTTGAAATTGTCTTTTCCAACACAACGGAGGTTGGTATTACCATGAGCGATGACAACGTCAATGCAATGCCACCGGCCTCTTTTCCAGGTAAACTTCTCGCCGTTCTGTACCGGAGATTTGTCTATTTTAATGGTGACACAAACAAGGGTTTAACTATAGTTCCTACCGAATTGATTACTGAAAACGGGAGTAAACTAAAATCTATCATCACTGCGCTAGCGAAACTTAACGAGTTACCCGATTCATTTATGGATTGGCTTGATACCGCCAACGATTTCTGCAACACCTTAGTTGACCGTATCGTTCCCGGAGCGCTCCCCTTAACAGCGTATGAAAAAACCTGCGAGCTATTAGGTTATGAGGATCAATTGATGATTATGGCAGAACCCTTTCGCTTGTGGGCAATCGAATCATTGTCTGAGCGTGTGAATCAACGTCTTTCTTTTGCTTTAGCAGACTCCAATGTATTATTGGTTCCGTCCATTGAAAAATACAAGGAAATCAAGCTTAGACTGCTTAATGGCACACATACGTTGAGTTGTGCTCTTGCCCTTCTTTCAGGCTTCAATACGGTAAAAGAAGCGATGAAAAATCATGCTTTCCATCAATTTGTCAGTTCCTTAATGCGCGATGAAATCGGTCCCGCTATCGTAAGTGAAACTATTTCCGTTTCAGATATTAACGATTTTTCATCCAAAGTGATTGATCGCTTTGCTAATCCACATCTTGAACACAAATGGGAATCCATTGCTTTGAATTACAGTTCAAAAATGGCCATGCGGAATATCCCTTTATTAAAAAAATGGTATGCAAAGCATCATGAAGCACCGGAGCTTTTTGCGCTTGGTTTTGCGGCCTATCTTTATTTGCTAAAATCCGAGCAGAAAGATGATCATTATATCCGTGTAGTCAATGGGCATACCATTGAGCTTCAAGATGAGTTGGCGCCAAAAATATACGCCGCATGGGCGAATCAGGATCAGATTGTGCATACCCTACTTTCTGCAATAGACCTATGGGGTGAAGATTTAACGGAATTTTCACGTTTTGAAGAAACAGTCAAAGAAAAATTACAACTGATCGCTGAAAAAGGAGCTTTAAAAGCAATTGAGCTTTCGTTAGCCTTTGATAATAAGAAAGTATAA
- a CDS encoding UxaA family hydrolase, giving the protein MKNKVLKIHPKDNVLVALQDLQKGDTISFEGNHYILQEDIPAKHKFFMQDMHFGDEIYMYGLLVGKAQFDIPQGSIMNTDNTKHAAEPYHFRPSNYHWEKPDVSKFEGRTFQGYLRSDGRAGTANYWLFIPTVFCENRNLDVIKEALYNELGYSVTGKYKNFTHQLLTAYEKGEELSVAALERLNSTTDQSDRIFKNVDGIKFLNHQGGCGGIRQDAAILSKLLAAYADHPNVAGVTILSLGCQNLQLNDLVNDIKLRNPAFDKPLFVFEQQQSKSEELLIKEAILQTFVGLTEINKFSRQPVPLSKLTLGVKCGGSDGFSGISANPAVGYTADLLVALGGKVLLAEFPELCGAEQNLIDRTIDPKAANKFIDLMTAYSHAAEAVGSGFYMNPSPGNIRDGLITDAIKSNGAAKKGGTSPVVDVLDYTEEATKPGLNLVCTPGNDVEATTGKAAAGATLILFTTGLGTPTGNPICPVIKVATNNVLAARMADIIDINTGPIIDGDKSIQTMGEDILEYCIKAASGEVTPKAVLLNQDDFIPWKRGVSL; this is encoded by the coding sequence ATGAAAAATAAAGTATTAAAAATACACCCCAAAGACAACGTCTTAGTTGCCTTACAAGATCTTCAAAAGGGTGATACGATCTCGTTTGAGGGAAATCATTATATTTTGCAGGAGGATATTCCTGCCAAGCATAAATTTTTTATGCAAGACATGCACTTTGGTGATGAAATCTACATGTATGGTTTACTGGTAGGGAAAGCGCAATTTGATATCCCGCAAGGAAGTATCATGAATACGGACAATACAAAACATGCTGCGGAGCCCTATCATTTCAGACCATCAAATTATCATTGGGAAAAGCCCGATGTTTCCAAGTTTGAGGGTCGAACTTTCCAAGGCTACTTACGTTCAGATGGTCGTGCTGGAACTGCAAATTACTGGTTATTCATTCCGACTGTTTTTTGCGAAAATAGAAATCTTGATGTCATCAAAGAAGCACTGTATAATGAACTTGGGTATTCTGTGACTGGAAAATATAAAAACTTTACTCACCAGTTATTAACAGCCTACGAAAAAGGGGAAGAGTTATCTGTCGCCGCTCTGGAACGGCTAAATAGTACAACAGACCAAAGTGATCGCATTTTTAAAAACGTTGATGGTATAAAATTCCTAAACCATCAAGGAGGTTGTGGCGGAATACGCCAAGATGCAGCCATATTGAGCAAATTATTGGCTGCCTATGCTGATCATCCAAATGTGGCCGGCGTGACGATATTAAGCTTGGGTTGTCAGAACCTTCAACTCAACGACCTTGTTAATGACATCAAATTACGCAATCCTGCTTTCGATAAACCCCTCTTTGTATTTGAACAACAACAATCCAAAAGCGAAGAACTGCTCATTAAAGAAGCGATCTTGCAGACTTTTGTTGGACTGACGGAAATCAATAAATTCTCAAGACAGCCTGTTCCATTGAGTAAATTGACGCTAGGGGTAAAATGTGGCGGCAGTGACGGATTTAGTGGTATCTCTGCCAACCCTGCCGTTGGTTACACAGCCGACCTTCTAGTTGCGCTGGGCGGCAAAGTTCTCTTAGCTGAATTTCCGGAGTTATGCGGAGCCGAGCAGAATTTAATAGACCGCACTATCGACCCCAAAGCAGCGAATAAATTCATTGATCTGATGACAGCCTATAGCCATGCCGCCGAAGCTGTTGGTTCTGGATTTTACATGAATCCCTCTCCAGGAAATATTCGTGACGGTCTTATTACCGATGCAATCAAAAGCAATGGTGCAGCAAAAAAGGGCGGGACATCTCCCGTGGTTGATGTTCTGGACTATACAGAAGAGGCGACGAAGCCAGGTCTTAATCTAGTTTGCACTCCTGGTAATGATGTGGAAGCTACTACAGGAAAAGCTGCCGCAGGTGCAACACTTATTCTGTTTACCACAGGCTTGGGCACTCCTACTGGTAACCCGATATGCCCCGTCATCAAAGTGGCGACAAATAATGTCCTGGCAGCTAGAATGGCTGACATTATCGATATCAATACCGGTCCTATTATAGATGGAGATAAATCGATCCAAACGATGGGAGAAGACATATTAGAATATTGTATCAAGGCAGCCAGCGGGGAAGTAACTCCTAAAGCTGTGTTATTAAATCAGGATGACTTTATACCTTGGAAAAGAGGTGTAAGCTTATAA
- the uxaC gene encoding glucuronate isomerase, whose translation MKTFLDDNFLLNTNTAIELYHNYSKQLPIIDYHNHLIPEQIANDVKFENISQVWLNGDHYKWRAMRANGVDEHFITGDAPDEEKFAKWAETVPYTLRNPLYHWTHLELQRYFGITDILSPKTASKIYADTASKLSQDSYSVRGLLKMMNVEVVCTTDDPIDSLAFHQQFAKEHESFKMLPAFRPDKAMNSDDIIALNQYIDKLEEVSDIQINSLGTYLKALKSRHDFFAANGCKVSDHGLEQIYAEDYTETEIVAIFDKIRTKKEISIAENLKFKSAMLIYFAEWDHEKGWVQQYHLGALRNNNARMHRLIGPDTGWDSIGDFSQARALSKFLNKLDNQDKLTKTILYNLNPADNELIATMIGNFNDGSIKGKIQFGSAWWFLDQKDGMTKQLNTLSNMGLLSRLVGMLTDSRSFLSFPRHEYFRRLVCDIFGEDIEKGEIPNDIQWVGKIIQDISYNNAKEYFEF comes from the coding sequence ATGAAAACTTTTTTAGACGACAATTTTTTATTGAACACGAATACAGCGATTGAACTGTATCACAATTATTCAAAACAGCTGCCCATCATTGATTACCATAATCACTTGATTCCGGAGCAGATCGCAAACGATGTTAAATTTGAAAATATCAGCCAGGTTTGGTTAAATGGTGATCATTATAAATGGCGGGCCATGCGCGCAAATGGGGTCGATGAGCATTTTATCACTGGCGATGCCCCAGATGAAGAAAAATTTGCGAAATGGGCAGAGACAGTACCTTATACTTTGCGTAATCCACTCTATCATTGGACGCATCTTGAATTACAGCGTTATTTTGGAATTACTGATATCTTATCGCCAAAAACCGCTTCTAAAATATATGCAGATACTGCTTCCAAATTGAGCCAAGACAGCTATTCTGTACGTGGTCTGCTTAAAATGATGAACGTAGAAGTTGTCTGCACAACAGACGACCCGATCGATAGCCTAGCATTTCATCAACAGTTTGCAAAAGAGCACGAATCGTTCAAGATGCTACCTGCATTTCGCCCCGACAAAGCAATGAACTCGGACGATATTATTGCTTTAAATCAATACATCGATAAACTTGAAGAGGTAAGTGACATTCAAATCAATAGCCTAGGAACATACCTAAAAGCATTAAAATCAAGACATGATTTCTTTGCTGCCAACGGATGCAAAGTATCGGATCACGGATTGGAACAAATCTACGCGGAAGACTATACCGAGACAGAAATCGTAGCAATCTTTGATAAAATTCGGACAAAAAAGGAAATTTCTATCGCAGAAAACCTAAAATTTAAATCTGCGATGCTGATTTATTTTGCCGAATGGGACCATGAAAAAGGATGGGTTCAGCAATACCATCTGGGCGCACTACGCAATAACAATGCGCGTATGCATCGTTTGATAGGCCCAGATACTGGATGGGATTCTATTGGAGATTTTAGTCAGGCGCGTGCATTGTCAAAATTTTTGAATAAATTAGACAATCAAGATAAGCTAACCAAAACCATCTTGTACAATCTCAATCCTGCAGACAACGAACTTATTGCCACCATGATCGGTAATTTCAATGATGGTTCTATCAAAGGGAAGATTCAATTTGGCTCAGCTTGGTGGTTTTTGGACCAAAAAGATGGCATGACAAAACAACTCAATACACTATCAAATATGGGGCTACTAAGCCGACTTGTGGGTATGCTGACCGATTCCAGAAGTTTCCTTTCATTCCCTAGGCATGAATATTTCAGGAGATTAGTCTGTGACATATTTGGGGAAGACATCGAAAAGGGAGAAATACCAAATGATATTCAATGGGTAGGGAAAATCATACAGGATATCAGCTATAATAATGCGAAAGAATATTTTGAATTTTAA
- a CDS encoding glycoside hydrolase family 105 protein produces MRKLFLFFLVLPILIPFAGFGQQKPLSEQMANTVLEKLYPDSLFNKTDKFPKWSYDMGVIFEGLTAVWRNTGNADYFNYMQSRMDAYLSIPDSIKNYDVEDFNIDNIKNGTTLLMLYKVTGKEKYLQACHRLYAQLQKHPRTHEGGFWHKKIYPYQMWLDGLYMAQPFYAEYASLMNIPSAFDDIANQFVYMEKNARDPKTGLLYHGWDESKKERWSDPKTGLSPHFWARGMGWYVMALVDVLDYFPEDHPRRQELIAILDRTLSAVVKYQDTKTGVWYDIVDLGTRKGNYLESSASSMFVFGLAKSLRKGYIRTSFQKYLDRGYQGIVKEFISVAGDNRVDLNKTVQVSGLGGKKYRDGSFAYYMSEPVVTNDPKGIGAFILAASEVELAREKKAENNMSSHWIIISTMSIKRRHQVSLNPITTFGMEMTTTVFPYWAGYLKKMEGS; encoded by the coding sequence ATGAGAAAGTTATTTTTATTTTTTTTAGTCCTGCCGATACTTATTCCATTCGCAGGATTTGGACAACAGAAACCTCTTTCTGAACAAATGGCCAACACAGTACTTGAAAAACTTTATCCAGATTCTTTATTTAATAAGACGGACAAGTTTCCAAAATGGTCGTACGATATGGGGGTTATTTTTGAAGGCTTAACAGCGGTATGGCGCAATACAGGAAATGCAGATTATTTTAACTATATGCAATCCCGCATGGATGCTTACCTGAGTATACCTGATTCTATTAAAAATTATGATGTCGAAGACTTCAATATTGACAACATCAAAAACGGCACAACCCTATTAATGCTATATAAAGTAACAGGCAAAGAAAAATATCTTCAGGCATGCCATCGGTTATATGCACAACTTCAAAAACATCCACGTACTCATGAGGGCGGTTTTTGGCATAAGAAGATTTATCCTTATCAGATGTGGTTAGATGGCCTTTACATGGCCCAGCCCTTCTATGCTGAATACGCTAGCCTTATGAATATTCCATCCGCTTTTGATGATATCGCAAACCAATTTGTCTACATGGAAAAAAATGCCCGTGATCCAAAAACTGGGCTTTTGTATCATGGTTGGGACGAATCAAAGAAGGAACGCTGGTCCGATCCAAAAACAGGTCTATCACCACATTTTTGGGCCCGCGGTATGGGCTGGTATGTTATGGCTCTGGTAGACGTATTGGATTATTTTCCGGAAGATCACCCGCGCAGACAGGAACTGATCGCAATCTTAGATCGAACCCTATCAGCCGTTGTTAAATACCAGGACACCAAAACTGGTGTTTGGTACGATATTGTGGATTTGGGAACGAGAAAGGGAAATTATTTAGAGTCTTCAGCTTCCAGTATGTTCGTATTTGGATTAGCGAAATCATTACGTAAGGGGTATATTCGAACATCGTTTCAGAAGTATTTGGATCGGGGCTATCAAGGGATCGTAAAGGAATTTATTAGCGTTGCTGGAGATAACCGTGTAGACCTCAACAAAACGGTGCAGGTTTCTGGTTTAGGAGGAAAAAAATATCGCGACGGTAGTTTTGCATATTACATGAGTGAACCCGTTGTTACTAACGATCCAAAAGGTATTGGTGCCTTTATCCTTGCCGCATCAGAAGTTGAATTGGCGCGGGAAAAAAAGGCAGAAAACAACATGTCGTCACACTGGATAATTATTTCAACAATGAGTATAAAAAGACGGCATCAGGTGAGCTTAAACCCTATCACTACCTTTGGGATGGAGATGACAACAACGGTTTTTCCTTATTGGGCAGGATATTTGAAAAAAATGGAGGGAAGTTAA